In Primulina eburnea isolate SZY01 chromosome 14, ASM2296580v1, whole genome shotgun sequence, the following proteins share a genomic window:
- the LOC140811218 gene encoding uncharacterized protein, with translation MKTAQSQQKGYADNRRKELEFGVSNHVSVKVTPMKGDMRFGKKNKLSPRVIGPFEIIEKIGILAYRVTLPLMLAGVQNVFHISMMRKYMSNPSHVLNHEPLQLDPNMSLEERPIQILDMHETRL, from the coding sequence atgaagactgctcaaaGCCAACAGAAAGGCTACGCTGATAACCGACGAAAGGAGCTAGAGTTTGGAGTGAGTAACCACGTATCTGTGAAAGtaacacctatgaagggtgatatgagatttggcaagaaaaacAAACTCAGTCCGAGGGTCATAGGACCGTTTGAAATTATAGAGAAGATTGGAATATTGGCTTATAGAGTGACATTGCCACTAATGCTAGCTGGAGTGCAAAATGTGTTCCATATCTCGATgatgcggaagtacatgtcaaaTCCTTCACATGTACTGAATCATGAGCCTCTGCAGTTGGATCCGAATATGTCACTCGAGGAAAGACCTATACAAATTCTGGATATGCACGAAACAAGGCTTTGA